In Plasmodium vivax chromosome 14, whole genome shotgun sequence, the genomic window AGCCCTTTTAACAACTCGAGTAAGCCCCCCTACTGCTTCACCCAATTTGACAACAACTACGTAGATTCGAATGCCCCATATGAACagggaaaggcaaaaagtgaagccaaaatgaaggacgCCCCATTTTTGATGAGACATTCTAAGGTGCCCACCTCAGGGAAAGCCGCCCTTTTGGATCAAATGAGATTTGAACATGCAGATGCAAATGGGGTCATGATGAGGGATGTTCACCCCGATCTGCAAAAGCGTCCATGCGTGGGCACTCAAAATGCCACTCAACTGGAGCGTAACAATGTAGACGGAAAACAGGGCCAAAGTCATAACCAAAACGTGGGTGTAAAGCAACGTACCTGCAACCGGGATGACAGCCAGAGTAATATTTCTGCACAGCTAGCCAACACATATCGTCTCCGCCAAGACTGTCAAAGGAATCAAATTTCAATTCCAAATATGTATGAGAAGCAGGACAGTGATATCCTCTGCAGCTACGTAGAGCTCATTCCTCTTAACCAAGCAGACAAAAATGGGAGCGCAAGTAAATCGTGTCATTTGGCTAGCGATACTAATAGGAGTATAGGCATCGATCAGGTGGGGGGTGAACAACCCAACCGGGCAAATAACATCCATATGGTCAGTGCATGTAAGGTTAATACACCAATgagtttaaattttaatttagaCGGTCCCCTCGGTGAAGTGCACCTGAACAGTGGCAATGTGAGTGGTGAGGCCAGTCGCGTCAACAGGCAGGGCGGGAAAGCGGCCCGCATCGCCCAGCCGAGTTGCACCAGCAGTCAGGTTAGCCGAAACCAAGTGAGCGATAACCATGTTAGCGGAGGCCAAGTTAGCCGAAACCAAGTGAGCTACAACCACGTGGGCACCAACCAGTGGAACGAACTCATCAATGGGAGCACTAATTGTAACCCGAACGGTGCATGCAAAAGTGGCCTATCAAGGTGCGTCCAAGGGGGAAGTCAGGAGAAAAAGTGTGCGATAGGGGTGGTAAATTTGACCAAACAGAGACAGACATTGAGGAAGCCAGCTAGTGGGAACTACCCCACTGTGGGCAACTTTGATGGGCGTCCCCCGAAGGAAGAACAGGGAACAACCAACACACACAGAGAAATGTGCCAACAAAATGGAATGGGGAAAGGTGTAATGAGTCATAACGAGAACGTAGCGGGGGATGCACTCTATCCTAATGCACAGATGCACGATGGTCAGCACGAACGTAGGGTAATAAAGAGTCAGTCGAAAATGCGAAATGGCGAATTGGTTAGTCCGGAGAAGGTACCCATGGGGATTTCGATGGGGAAGTGTGGGGATCACACCTCTGGTGGCACATGCGTTAGTACCAATTGtaaaaagagcaaaacgcACGAAATGTGTTGCTCGCTTCATGGGGCGCACGGGTCGcatgaaatgaaaaacctGTGCGCATGGCTCACGTCGCTAACTTCCCCCACATCGCTAACATCGCTCGAGCCGCAGTTAGCCGCcgaactggaaaaaaaaaaaaaaaaaatattagataTTTTGTTTGCTTCCAATGGTGCAGCACATTTCGTGAGTAACAAATCGGTTGGCAGTGGCAGGAACGCTGTGCAAAAGGAGCTAACACAACTTAGTGCAGTAGGCCTATtgaaggccaaaaaaaaaaaaaaaaaaaattccacctATCCGTTGAGCAGAACTACATTACACGAGGGGCACgatagtaataaaaaaaacagccccAAGAAAATTGCGATTGACAAGTGTTATAGTAGAGGTGAGGAAAAGCATCATGGGAGTTTTACTCTTGAGTGTGAAAATTcagaggagagaaaaaagctTGGGAATTGCTTCCTCTATGTGAAGAGAGCGGATGGGGAAAAAGTGAGTCATGGGAAGCGCAAAGTTGTTAGCAGTGGCCAGTTTAGCAGTGGCCAATTTAGAAGTGGCCATTTCAGCAGTAGCAGCACCAGCACCGTGGGTAGCAGCAATAGTTGTGGGCATCCGCAGCAGCGGCTGCAACCTGGGCATCCACAGGAAGGAGGGACGAGCGGCGTTCCAGACGAATGTGCTTACATGAATGGTATTTCCAGCCCGGTGAGCGCGTTCCCTAGGACAGGCACTTCTGGAGAATTGCCAAACGATTATGGTACCTTAAATGGAGAGTCAAGCCCACCTATGATGGACGTTACACCACAAGGACCGTTTGACAGCAAAAGGAATGTAATCACAGATGAGCAGCGGTTCATGAATTGCGTCGCTAGTGAGTTGTTTGCGTCTGGGGGAGGACCCTCGGGCCCAGGAGGCGCGTTCCCCTATGGTGGCAGTAGCGGTAGTGGTAGCGGCAGTGGTAGTGGCAGCGGCAGTGGCAGCGGCAGCAGTAACGGTAATGGTAACCGCAATAGCAACGGTAAGCGCAATAGTAACGGTAATAGCAGTGCCCCTGTTATGAAGAGTGGCAACCCGAAGGAAGGCAAAACCATGCGAACACAAAATGACGCCCTTGTGCAGTGTGATCTCAGGTGCGGCTGCAGTGACAAGGGAAGAAACGTAGGCAATATTAGTACCTACGCCAACAGAGGGGGCTATAATGTGGGCTTCCCTACACACGGTGAGGGGTTAATCAGCAGCAACGATGGCAACGTTGCGGGCGAAGTCAGCATGTGCAGCGCCCCCAATGCTCCGCGCGAATGTGGCAACTACATTATTATAAACAATCGCTCCGTAAGCTGCGCTGACGGTACCAATGGAAGCAATCAATTAGGCGATACTATTTGCAACCCTGTGCGTGGAGGTGTAAGGGGCAATAACCCTAAGAGCGATGATCATAACGCTGTGGTTCACACAAACGAGGGGAATCCTGCTGCCACGTTGAGCTCCTTCCAAGGCGGCTACGGCTCTCTTGCACCCAGTTGTGCAACCTCGGAGAGGTGTGCGAGCAACGCGGGAGAGATTTCCAAAGGGTACACTGCGAATGGCGTTAACGGAGCTGGGTGCGTGGCTAGAGTGAGGGGTGTGAGGAGCGTGGGGGGAATGAGCAGAATGAGCAGTGTTGGCAATGTGAGCGGTGCTAACGACTTCAGCAGTGTTAACGACTTCAGTACCGCTAACAGTGTCAACAGCGCTAAAAGGAACCCGCGCAAGGACAAAGCCCAGGGGTGCGAAAATCAGATGAAGGATTTTATCGCAACGAACATTCCTAAGGAAGCAACAGATGGAGAGCACATGAGGGGTGTGAACCAATGCGAAAGTGCCATCTTGATTAACAAAGAAATGGGTGGAACTACTACACCCTTTGGGTGCCCAGAAAACGCACAACGGGTGACCACCTTTAAGATCTCCAATGGGGGTATCCATTCGGAAGGGGTCAAATGCGTAAAGGGGATCGCCATGAGTTCCTTCCAAGCGAGTGACAGAAAATTTCAGAGCGATAATCCCGTTAGTGGCAATTCTGTAAAATTACTTAACGGTCAGGACAAAGCCAACTGTAAGGTAAACACTGCGGAGGGGAGTGGACTCCCCAGTTCCTTAATAAATGCAGATGTAAGAAGCAGCAATGTGAATCCATTTTACGGGGAGAATGAACCTACGTGTAAGATGGGGAAGGCACATATGCCCAATGTAGCTGCCAACAATTTCAGCGATGCAGTTAGTGGGTGCACTGCAAATGATGGGAAGGCAACAGATACCGGGGGGTCTTCGAAGGGGAAGAGTGCAAATAGGAGGGCACAAAGGGAGAGGCGAAGCACTGGCAGCAGGAGGGCTGCTTCCATGGCCAAGATGAATAACACCAGCAGTACCACTGCGATCACCCCTTCTAATCCGCCAAGCGATGTGCAGAAAAAGGGCAATACGGAAGAGCACGAAcgggaggaggaagaagaactGCACGAGAAGCTGAAGCATCTTCCCAAAATCACAGGAGTGAGTTAtgacaaaaaacaaaaactgTGGGTATCCCATTGGAGGTCAAATTGTAAAACTATACACAAATATTTCtcggtaaaaaaatatggcttTCATAATGCCAGGTTGCTAGCCATCAAGTGTCGAAAGCAAAACGCCAAGTATATTCCAGCGGATCTGGTTCTTGGTTACAAGGCGCGTAGGCAGTCGGTGGTCGAATCTGGGACCCAATCGAATGGGAGCGAAAATGGTGGCGGGGAGAACCTTCCTTCTGGCGAAGATGTGCAACTTACGGGTATACTGTCCGATAAGAAACCCAGTGGGAAAAGCCATTCGATCAGAAAGAAACccaaggggaggagaaagaaTTGCCAAGGGGGCGATTTCCCTCCGGAGCTCCCCAAAAATGAGAGCGCAGAATTGGACGCGGAAGGAGGTGGTGCCCAGAAAGGCGATCCAGGTATCGGCCCGCAAGGTAGGGCCAATCCGATTAGGGTTTCGCAAAATATCCCTCATCAGAGTGATCATCCCCGTAGTAGTGGCCATGCCAGTATTGCCCTACAGAGCAACGGCCAAACCCAACACCTGCACATCGCGGAACCACAGAACCGAGGGTGCTCCCCCCCAGAGCAGAGCGATCAAGGCGTAATTTACCCGCAGATGGTGGAGGGCTCCAAGGACCAGGAACATATGCTGAGGGAAAACGAGCTGGCCGCCAAATGCCCCGTTAATGGTGAAGCAAGCGATGCGTATAGTAGTAGCGGCAAGATGTGcgtgccccattttgtgaagcaACAGGGGGGCCAAGCAGCGAAGGGTTTCGGCGGTGGCGCAGGCGAAAATGTGGGCAGCGTCTCGAATGGCTATTTGGATGGCAGTTTGCGTGGAAGTATTAATGGCAGTTTGAACGGCAGCTTAAATGGCAGCCTGAATGGCAGCCTGAACTGCAACGCGAATGCCCGTGCGAGTGCGCAACCCCCCCAGCAGGCGGAGCAGCGCCAAATGGTAAGTACCGGGAAGACGAGCCAGCAAAGCGAACACAACGCGATGCACACAGAACAAGGGAAGAACGAAAAGGTGGAGGaatcaaaggggaaaaaagactACCTAATAAACGCACAACTTTACAACAAACTGATGAACAATCAATTGTATAATAAGCTCATTAACAACCAACTGAGCAACGATAgagtgaaaaataataatatttattgtaACCTAATTAATAGCAAATTTTACATACACGTGATTAACAAGAAGCTGCATGCACAGCTGGAGAGGAACCAGAGAGAAGTCCCCAAAGAAGGTTCGAATGGCTTCTACTATGGACAGGTTAAGGAATCTGCCTCTTCGGGGAAAGGCTCATTTTCGAACAGGGAAAATTTTGCCAACAAGGAACCTGCGCAGGATCAGAACGTGCACAATTTGTTCCTGCGGAGCGGCCCTGTGGGGGGTGCTACTGTTGGTGCTACTGTTGGTGCTACTACCGGGGGCGCTACTTCTGGTAGTACGCGTAAGACGAGCCCTCCTTTTACCAACGCGGGGAATACACACGGAGGGAAAATAATACCCCCCGGTGAATATGCTAATAATGGTACTAGCCATTActcaaaaaatgatgaaccCTCAATTGACGGCAAGCATAATGGTTTCCCAAGTGAGTCCCCCCGATTTGCTGCGTCAACCCCCATGGTGCAGAACTACGCCAACGTGAAAGACGGTACTAATTTATTCAGTTGTGATGGGTTGCAAAATGTTAGTGGTTCAAATAACACCAAGTGCGACAGGAGTTGTGGTGGTCGGCACGCAAAGGAGGAGGCACCCTACTTTAAGGGGGGAGCCCAGATGACCGAAAATGATTTCAGCTGTGAGGGGGCACCAACGTTCGCGAGCGGTGAGAAATTTCTAAGCGGCGAGAAATTCCTTAGCGGTGGCACCATCCAGTTTCGCACCGCCGCTAGTGACAATCCAGGCGGCGGAGTGGACGTCTGCAGTGCCGTGCGAAATAACCACCAAGTGAAGGATGCTATGAACCCATATGTAAACAGGGAAGCGCCCATCGGCGGTGGTGGCAATAACAGCAGGGTGAATGGAAGCGGCGTGGAGGACGGTGGCGTCCTGCTCAACCGCATGGCGGCGCAGGGCAGGCACTTCTTCCCGGCGAGCAGTGGGGGCAGCAATAGCGGCAGTAGTAACAATGGGAGCAATCGCGGCAGCCACCATAGCAGCAATCACGGTAGCCACCAAAGCAGCCACCAAAGCAGCCACCAAAGTAGCCACCACAGCAGCAACCACAGCAACTACCACCGCAGTGACGGCCGAGACGCGTTAGAGGAAAAATTCACCCCCATCGGCAACGACCCCCTGAAGGACACAGGCCAGTATGCATGCAGTGGCAGTTTCGAAGGTAACAATCACTACGGAGCTCCGTTTTATGCGAACGGAAAGTACCCTCATAGAAAGGGCGCAGATGTGGAAAGGGCAATTATGCAGGAAGGCTATTTGTTAAGCGATCGAATGGGCGATGAAATTTTGAATGGGGGACATTCCAAGTTGGGGGAAGCCGACGGAGTGCGTTGCTCCCATGGGGGAAGTCCCCAGCAAGACCCAAACGGAAGCAACCCGGTGAACAAAAtagacgaagaaaaaaacaaactgatGATTTCGAAGATCAccacaaaatatatactgACAGatatcaaaaataaatgcctAAGAAACTGCtctagtaattttttaaaacattttccagatataaaaaatgtcattaaCAAAcacattaacaaaatttcgGAGGCGAATTCTATTTACACCATACGGCCGTATATTCAGCTGTTTAGCAACCTGCTGGAGAAGAGAAAGCTGCTCCACATGCTCGCCCCGAATGCGCAGGAGTTGTACATTTACAGCCTGCAGAAGTTGCCCCTTTGATTGTCCTGTGCGGGGGTTCCCCATGATTTTGTGGCGCTCATTTGTGGCGCTCATTTGCAGCGTTCATTTGCGTCTCTTTTCAGCCGCGCtgcattccttttttgcaatttttccccctttttttttttaccgtgCAGTGCCCCACGGGACACCACTTGGCGTCCATCCTTTCCATCTCCACACATGTGAGCGACTATGTTTGTGTGCGGATAGGGGAATATACCACGTACGTACGACCCATTTCTGCGTGTATAATGTTCTCATTGCGGCTCTGTGGATGCTCGCCGAAGGTCACATGGATATTTGTGCAGTGGCAACTTCGCGCGCGACTTCGTTCGCAGACAGGTCTTCATCTTCGTGCGTGGGTATTCGCCCATAAATCTGCTTTTGCGTTTGTACTCTTTcgcgtatgtatatacgtacgtacgtacgtacgtatgtgtgtgtgtgtgtgtgtactGGTGAGGCGAATCAGCGCGCTCACCTGTGCGTACCAACCACCTGGTAAGATACGTACGATTATCTGCATTTTTTCACGTGGGGACTCCTCCCCTGTAGAAAACGTTTAACACCCAGAGTGAGGCATACGTTTGTGCTGTGTGCAGTTGTAAGTGctgcattttatttctttctttcctttctttttttttttttttttttccatcccccccctttgttaaATAACTACCAAATGACCTTTGCAAAGttgcataattaaaaatattgttttaaTACGAATTGGagttgagaaaaaaagccaacatgaaaggggaaggggaaacacATACGGCAAAACGTGatgtttaaaaagggaaaaatatctatgtgaagaaaaagcgTAAGTGTTGGCCTTCAAATGGTGCACGCCGCGTGTCAAATGATGGCTGCCAAGGTGTGTGCAGGGATCTCTCGCGCCTATTCGCGTGGCGGGTGAGCAGTTCCCCCCGTTCGAAGTGACCCAAAAGGTATGCAAAAATGCCTATAAGCAAAAATACATGCGCAAAATACATACGCAAAAtacatatgcaaaaatatctATGCAAAAATCCTATGTGCACAAAGCTCGGGAATGTAGGGGCAAACGCTAGGGACTCCGACTCTTTTCCTCAAGCCGCCACTTCAAAGGCTTAAACAAAAACACGGGGCACACCAAGTCGTCTGTGTGctgaattattttatactcctctattacaattttgtgcTTGTAAAGGGAACAATCCAAAGTGCACGTTTCATATTCTCCACCTTCGCCACACATGTTTAACCCGTGTTTTTCACTCATCATTTCGAGGTAGCTGTACATTTCTTTTATCGATTTTCCCACGTGTTCCTTTGCCAAGCCTTGGTCCGTTTGGGGAGGGAGGGGTgcagtagaaaaaaaaaaaaaaaaaaaaaaaggggtgtgcAAGGAAGGGGGTGTGAAAACATGTGCgcaagtaaaaaaaaaaaaaaatgtggaagtgACAGTCGCAGCGGCAGTGGCGTAAGGGCATAGGCGAAAACGTTGCAGTATCAGAGTCAGCGCTTGTGGTGGTAGCGTAGGTTCACAGGCGCGGGGCAGTGAAAACGGGCAAAATGAAGCGGCGAACAAATGCACAAGGTAAAATAATTTCGAGAACGATGACCGTGTTTAAATGGCTCTCCGCATTTTTctctcatattttttttccacttcgttatttatatttgttttttttttcccattctgttattttgtttttttccattctgttattttgttttttttccatttcgctatattttttttttcctgtttttttttttctatttcccattttggctagctcttTTATCGCTCTCCATGGCACGCAGTACGTGCCGCATGCGcacacaaaataattttattgttttcTCCCCTCATAAGACATTACCGTACGCAGCTACTTTCACGAGTATGGCCTCCAGTCCGCCGTCAATCATATTTTGCAGCAGTTCTTTCTGCGGTGCGAGAAAAAATAGGGCAAAGTAGGGCAACACGAAGTGAAGCAAAAGTAAAGCAAATCAaattaaagcaaaacaaaatgcaTGAGACAAAGTACGAAGAGGAGAACTCCACGCAGGCGTACGCACACTGCAGTGCCCGGCATTCGTGCTTGATAAAGTTCCCTTGTACCTGATCCCTTTCCCACAAGTAAGccaaaatttgcaaatttaaCCTTTGACAGCTTCGCGGtggaaaggaggaaaaaaaggggaataaatgaggaaaaaatcgGAACAAAATGCACAATTCATGCGCGTGAGAGGGAGAG contains:
- a CDS encoding hypothetical protein (encoded by transcript PVX_123750A), producing the protein MNTPYNYGNVNVNCQVSIKNKNLVSTQNEEANDRYNEHSVRNNYRQCGDKNVQMYSNICNVLRGGSVRSGSNALNGSNAPSGSNGSTAPNGSNGSTAPNGSNGSNGPNANAPNAPNTPNGLHCPSANHMHDAPGEIYHNQVHNKAEANRNKRPYVHPQNRMTYRISEMNESDKGAAFTKCGAYKDTYTNQGEHFTQCTKKKNANMVNAATDSSHTNFTIRGASSCGMMPPFINHATGESPTSGESPPNGFTQDSRNYRIGANGGGNHLMFHDAKSYGSKEIRDNVFPPNSLLNTFESAPNYPFAVPSNGVYQAGQMYRKEEKDTSDEFSSLCFGGNKSSSKFTYRKNNTQQRNNCADGMTTTNSYVAETADYDAHQKSIQNVDLLPRKSGSNLENELSCALNRLNESGNSSSAKYGCNEMKDLLKSNIIYNNIINNNIINNNIISNNIINNIISNNFMESVSIINQCMLNESKGVLCGGEDKKMEPTGIATNVADHHMNANFQNVNRTSENDDAGEFHVRSIYGMANEKNDFSQRDSPDGSKTWQLAERYEPVRSDGVNAPSGVPPSAINRCSGGRSGGSGGRSNGRGGSSNGSGGPTLARDSPFNNSSKPPYCFTQFDNNYVDSNAPYEQGKAKSEAKMKDAPFLMRHSKVPTSGKAALLDQMRFEHADANGVMMRDVHPDLQKRPCVGTQNATQLERNNVDGKQGQSHNQNVGVKQRTCNRDDSQSNISAQLANTYRLRQDCQRNQISIPNMYEKQDSDILCSYVELIPLNQADKNGSASKSCHLASDTNRSIGIDQVGGEQPNRANNIHMVSACKVNTPMSLNFNLDGPLGEVHLNSGNVSGEASRVNRQGGKAARIAQPSCTSSQVSRNQVSDNHVSGGQVSRNQVSYNHVGTNQWNELINGSTNCNPNGACKSGLSRCVQGGSQEKKCAIGVVNLTKQRQTLRKPASGNYPTVGNFDGRPPKEEQGTTNTHREMCQQNGMGKGVMSHNENVAGDALYPNAQMHDGQHERRVIKSQSKMRNGELVSPEKVPMGISMGKCGDHTSGGTCVSTNCKKSKTHEMCCSLHGAHGSHEMKNLCAWLTSLTSPTSLTSLEPQLAAELEKKKKKILDILFASNGAAHFVSNKSVGSGRNAVQKELTQLSAVGLLKAKKKKKKNSTYPLSRTTLHEGHDSNKKNSPKKIAIDKCYSRGEEKHHGSFTLECENSEERKKLGNCFLYVKRADGEKVSHGKRKVVSSGQFSSGQFRSGHFSSSSTSTVGSSNSCGHPQQRLQPGHPQEGGTSGVPDECAYMNGISSPVSAFPRTGTSGELPNDYGTLNGESSPPMMDVTPQGPFDSKRNVITDEQRFMNCVASELFASGGGPSGPGGAFPYGGSSGSGSGSGSGSGSGSGSSNGNGNRNSNGKRNSNGNSSAPVMKSGNPKEGKTMRTQNDALVQCDLRCGCSDKGRNVGNISTYANRGGYNVGFPTHGEGLISSNDGNVAGEVSMCSAPNAPRECGNYIIINNRSVSCADGTNGSNQLGDTICNPVRGGVRGNNPKSDDHNAVVHTNEGNPAATLSSFQGGYGSLAPSCATSERCASNAGEISKGYTANGVNGAGCVARVRGVRSVGGMSRMSSVGNVSGANDFSSVNDFSTANSVNSAKRNPRKDKAQGCENQMKDFIATNIPKEATDGEHMRGVNQCESAILINKEMGGTTTPFGCPENAQRVTTFKISNGGIHSEGVKCVKGIAMSSFQASDRKFQSDNPVSGNSVKLLNGQDKANCKVNTAEGSGLPSSLINADVRSSNVNPFYGENEPTCKMGKAHMPNVAANNFSDAVSGCTANDGKATDTGGSSKGKSANRRAQRERRSTGSRRAASMAKMNNTSSTTAITPSNPPSDVQKKGNTEEHEREEEEELHEKLKHLPKITGVSYDKKQKLWVSHWRSNCKTIHKYFSVKKYGFHNARLLAIKCRKQNAKYIPADLVLGYKARRQSVVESGTQSNGSENGGGENLPSGEDVQLTGILSDKKPSGKSHSIRKKPKGRRKNCQGGDFPPELPKNESAELDAEGGGAQKGDPGIGPQGRANPIRVSQNIPHQSDHPRSSGHASIALQSNGQTQHLHIAEPQNRGCSPPEQSDQGVIYPQMVEGSKDQEHMLRENELAAKCPVNGEASDAYSSSGKMCVPHFVKQQGGQAAKGFGGGAGENVGSVSNGYLDGSLRGSINGSLNGSLNGSLNGSLNCNANARASAQPPQQAEQRQMVSTGKTSQQSEHNAMHTEQGKNEKVEESKGKKDYLINAQLYNKLMNNQLYNKLINNQLSNDRVKNNNIYCNLINSKFYIHVINKKLHAQLERNQREVPKEGSNGFYYGQVKESASSGKGSFSNRENFANKEPAQDQNVHNLFLRSGPVGGATVGATVGATTGGATSGSTRKTSPPFTNAGNTHGGKIIPPGEYANNGTSHYSKNDEPSIDGKHNGFPSESPRFAASTPMVQNYANVKDGTNLFSCDGLQNVSGSNNTKCDRSCGGRHAKEEAPYFKGGAQMTENDFSCEGAPTFASGEKFLSGEKFLSGGTIQFRTAASDNPGGGVDVCSAVRNNHQVKDAMNPYVNREAPIGGGGNNSRVNGSGVEDGGVLLNRMAAQGRHFFPASSGGSNSGSSNNGSNRGSHHSSNHGSHQSSHQSSHQSSHHSSNHSNYHRSDGRDALEEKFTPIGNDPLKDTGQYACSGSFEGNNHYGAPFYANGKYPHRKGADVERAIMQEGYLLSDRMGDEILNGGHSKLGEADGVRCSHGGSPQQDPNGSNPVNKIDEEKNKLMISKITTKYILTDIKNKCLRNCSSNFLKHFPDIKNVINKHINKISEANSIYTIRPYIQLFSNLLEKRKLLHMLAPNAQELYIYSLQKLPL